The following DNA comes from Janthinobacterium sp. TB1-E2.
GCCATCGGCCTGCACGGCCACCCGGCGCTCGCCTTCGGCCGTCGTATATTTATGCAGCGGCAACTTGATATGCTGGCGCGCATTCTTCCAGTCGCCGGCCACCAGCACCAGGTAGCGCTTGTCGGTGACGCCGTCGCGCATCTGCTCGTGCAGGTTGGTCAGCGCCGTGCGTTTCTTTGCCAGCAACAGCAGGCCGGACGTGTCGCGGTCCAGGCGGTGCACCAGTTCCAAAAACTTGGCGTCGGGGCGCGAAGCGCGCAATTGCTCGATCACGCCGAACGACACGCCCGAGCCGCCATGCACGGCCACGCCGGCCGGCTTGTCGATGACGAGCAGCTGCGCATCTTCGAAGATGATCTTGAATTCGGCGGCCGGCGCGCCCGTAGGGGCCTTTTCGGCCACGCGCACGGGTGGAATGCGCACCACGTCGCCGGCGGCGAGACGGTACAGCTGATCGATACGGCCTTTATTAACCCGCACTTCTCCCGATCGCAAGATCCGGTAGATGTGGCTTTTAGGCACTCCCTTGCACACTCTTAATAAGTAGTTGTCGATGCGCTGGCCTGCTTCTTCCTCGGCGATCGTTACGAATTGGGCTTGCGGCTGAACCGGGGGTGTTGAAGGGGGAACAACATCATTTTGACTCTTCATTTACTATGTCTTCCCAGAAATCTCTCTAAGTCCTTCATTTTGAATATATAATTGTTTTTGCTGCGGCCCTGGCTGCTGCGAGTGTAAGAATAAAAGCACATTTTACACAGGGGCGTCTCCACCGGCCTCGCCAAATTGCAAATTCGGTGGAAAAAAATGTATATGCACCATCCCTGCGCGAATCAAGGTTGCACCGTAGTTGTAATCGGATAACGCGTGGAGATGCTGAAGTGAGTGTGGGATTATAAGGATAAGTACCCGTTAGCGCGACTTATCGAGTCGGGCTCGCGGGTTGATGAAGTTGATAACGCTTGCCGTTTTCGCCAAACCCCGTATGTGGCCAAATACTGAGGGTTGTCGATGATAGGCTGAGGCCAAGCCTCGCCATCGCGATCCCTGTAATGAGCCGGCTAACGATTTTGGCTCTGAATTTGCTGACCACTTGCATTCTCTGCCCCCGATGCAGTTCATTCTCATCCGGGCTGTTTCAGATGAGTTGCAA
Coding sequences within:
- a CDS encoding RluA family pseudouridine synthase, which translates into the protein MKSQNDVVPPSTPPVQPQAQFVTIAEEEAGQRIDNYLLRVCKGVPKSHIYRILRSGEVRVNKGRIDQLYRLAAGDVVRIPPVRVAEKAPTGAPAAEFKIIFEDAQLLVIDKPAGVAVHGGSGVSFGVIEQLRASRPDAKFLELVHRLDRDTSGLLLLAKKRTALTNLHEQMRDGVTDKRYLVLVAGDWKNARQHIKLPLHKYTTAEGERRVAVQADGLASHTVFSLLHKYHNFALLEAELKTGRTHQIRVHLSSSGFPIAGDDKYGDFALNRALLKADSTRGALKRMFLHAHQITFTHPETGKTMTLNAPLAAECERFLVSLGKPLAVAAR